Genomic DNA from Paenibacillus borealis:
ACGAAATCAATTACCTGATCAAGGAAGTCTATGAGAAACATCTGCTGGTCAAAGAGTCGGAGTTCAAATTTCTGCAGGCGCAGATGAATCCGCATTTTCTGTTTAATACGCTGATTACCATCGGCTACAAGGCAAAGCTGTCCAAAGATGAGACCGTTTACAAAATGGTAACGTCCCTCACAGAGCTGCTGCAGGCAAGCATCTATTCCAACAGCCTGGCCAAAATCCCGATCCGGCAGGAGCTGGATTTCATCAGATTCTATCTGTATCTGCAGAAGGAAAGGTTCGAGGACAAAATGGAGTATACGATCCAGATCGAGGATGAGGCCATACTGGATCTGCTGCTGCCCAAGCTCAGTGTTGAACCGCTGGTCGAGAATGCTGTGGTGCACGGGGTGGAGCGGAAGCTCGGCAAAGGAAACATCTGCATCCGCATTTACCGCGAGAACGATTCGGTCTATTTCGAGATCACCGATAACGGCAGCGGGTTTGAGCATGTCCCCAAGAATTGGAGTCATTTCGAGAGCGATACCATGCGCAAACAGGGCCACAACAATATTGGCCTGATCAACACACATAAACGGGTTAAGCTGCTCTACGGCGAGCCTTATGGCATTGAGGTCGAGAGCGAGCCTGGGTCAGGTGCGAGAGTCACTCTACACATACCGGCAGATCAGGGGGAACTAACACATGTATAAGGTCATGATTGTAGACGATGAGCCTGTGATCAAAAAAGGGCTGCAGTGCTTCATCGATTGGAGTATTCTTGAGTGCGAGGTTGTTTGTGAGGCAGCGAACGGATTGGAAGCGGTCGAGCTGCTGGGCTATTACGATGTCGATATCGTTGTCACGGATATCCGCATGCCGGGAATGGACGGCCTTGCTTTATCGGATTATGTGCACCGGCACTTTCCGCAAACGAAGGTCATTATTCTTACGGCCTTCGCGGACTTCGCCTATGCCCAAACGGCCATACAATATGAAGTTGTCGATTTTGTAGTCAAGACCAATCCCACAGAGCAGATTCCCCGGGCGATTGAAAAAGCCACACAGCTGCTGGAAAAAGAACGGGAGCAGACGCAGAAGGTCCGGCAATTGGAGAGCAAAATCAACGATAATCTGTCCGAAATCAGCGAAAAATTCCTTAGAGAGGCCGTCTATGGCCTGATTAGCGATGAAGCTGGTCTGTTCAGCCGCTCTAGAGAGCTGGGGCTGCAGCTGGAGAACTATTTCGCCGTCTATATGGAGGTAAAAGATATGCCCGGCTCCCAAGGTTATACCGGGAACCCGGCGAATGACCATTACCGCTTCCTGGCCTCCATCCGCCAATTCCTTGGCCTGGCCTTCGGGGAGCGCCCCTCTTCTATTATGGCCATGGAGAAAAACACCCTGCTGGCGCTTGTCTCCATGGGCAGCGGCAATACCGCAGTCTCCACCCAGACCCTGCTTACGATCAGCAATGAAATTCTCGCCATGGCGGAGAACTTCAGACAATGCCATGTCAATATCGGCATCAGCTTGCTGCACAGGGATATATCTACGCTGACAACGGCTTACCTGGAGGCCAGAGAGGCGCTGCAGGGCAGCTTCTATAACGATAATTATGTGGCTGTATATATGCCTCATTCGAACCAGACAATCACTCCCGGAGCGCCTCCCCATCACGCCGCAGAGCAAATTGCCGAACATCTGCAGCAGGGACAAAGCGAGCTGGCAGTCCAGCAGCTGGACCAGCTGCTGGAGAGTTACAAGAGTACTAAAGAGCCGATCGAGAATGTCAAGGTAGCCTGTCTGCTTATCGCTTCCTACTGTTTCCGTCTGCTGAGCGCAAGCACACCCTTCGCACCGGAGATGGAGGAGAGCCAATCTGCCGTGTATAAGCAAATTCAGGAGAGCAAAAGCATCCAGCTGCTGGCAGATATCCTGGGGCGCCTGATTCTGAACTGCTCCAGGGCAGTGGCACTGAGTGACAGACAGCCCAATTACATCGTGATTGAATGCCAGAAATATATCAGAGAGCACTACAATCAGAACCTGAGCCTGCAGATTATTGCCGACCACATCCATATCAACAGCAGCTACCTCAGCCGCCTGTACAAGAAGGTCACCGGTGAGTCTATCATCGATGTGATCAACCGGTACCGGATTGATATGGCCAAGAAGCTGCTCCGGAATCCGGCGAGTAAGGTATTCGAGGTTGCGGAAGCCGTCGGTATTGAGACTCCTGCCTATTTCACCCATGTATTCTCCAAATATACGGGAATGAGTCCCAAGGAATATAAACTGAATTATTCACAGAGCGAATTGGGATAAACGGAAGATTTCCTGGGAGGGTTATCCCTGAGGAGGAATCTGGACCTGGACCCGGCTAAACTCCGCCACCCCCTGGCTGATGAATAGGGCAAGCTTTCCATGCTGAATGTCGTACATTCTGGCACTCATTGCCACCTCTCCGCCGATATAAATTTCACAAATCGTCCCATCAATAAACACCTTCAGCTCATATTTCTGTTCCGGCACCAGCTTGAGCGGACGTTCCAGCTCGACCTCGTAAGGGAAGGTTTTGCCTCCCTCCTCCGATTGCATAACCGGCCCGCGGAAGGTAATCCGGTTACGCTGTGGCTCCAGTGTGATGTAGTAGGCGAAATCCAGGCTATCGCCTGCCCGCAGCATGAACCCCAGACCTTGGCTCTCCCCGGTAAATCTGACGAAAGCAGAAATCTTGCATAGATCAGGCAGTTCCTCCTGAGTAATACAGCTGGCAAAAGCATAAGGGGAATCGCAGTGGAGCACATCGCCCGTCATCGTCCACTCCCCTGTAACTCCATGAAAATTAGCGGGGACCTGCTTGTCAAAAACCGAATCTACGGTTTCCGGGACCTTCACACCCAGTGTTCCGTCCAGCCGCTGAATGATTTCATGCACAACCATGTTGCCGCCCCAATCCCAGGTATCATAATCTTTGCCTGCTGCCTTAGGCGGGTTCCAGCCGAACAAATCGTCATTTTTTGTCGGATTCCAGCCAAACAAATAACGTTTTTGTCCGTCGGATACCGACTTAGCAGCATAATAGGCACGTCCATCAAATGCCTCTTCCTGCGGCGTAATCCACGGCCCGTTCAAAGAACGGCTCATCCGGTAAAAGGTGCCGAAACGTCCCGTATAAGAGGAATAGATCAGATACCACCATTCTCCCATCTGGAACAAGTCCGGACATTCGTGTGCTCCTACATGCAGATTCGGCGCGTACAGCGGCTCCCGGTATTCCCAATGCTTGAGATTCTTAGAGGTCAGCAAACCTGTACAGCCTTTACGGTTCGTCGGCCCCTTCTTCAGGGCTGCGATCAGCATCCAGTATTGCCCTTCTTCCTCATTCCAGAATACAAAGGGATCACGCCAGTCCGCCAGCTCATAAATCTCGCCGTCCGGACCAAAAGTGTCTTCAGGGATCGGCTCCCATGTTCGCAGATCCTTGCTGACGGCATGGCAGGCAATCTGTTTCCCTTCAGGAAAGATACAGTAGAACATATGATAAATATTATCCACCTTGAGAATGTGGCCGGTTCCGCCTTCGATACTGCAAGACCCATCCTCTCTAAAATCCACGAAATCCTTCGTCCCAAGTAAATGCCAGCCGTGATCCAGCCCTTCCTTATAATTCTCTCTCCAGCCATGGAGATAAAAGAGTTTAAACTCCCCGCCTTCATAGTATGGAATAACATCCCCTACCCAGGCGTTCTCAGGGCGATAGAAAAATTCCTTCATAGATGATTCCTCCCGTTATTTATTAATTCTGTCAAGCAATAGCGAGACAGCTTGGGCACTTTCTGCACGGTTCACAGTTTCATGCGGTGCGAATAACCGGTTGCCGCGCCCGGTAACTAATCCGAGCTCCTGTAAGGCAGCCACTGCATCTACAGCCCATGCACTAATCGTGCCGGCATCCTTGAAGTTACTCATTTGACCGAAGACAGCATTCTGTCCTGTATGGAACAGATACGCCTTGTAGATCATGGATGCCATTTCTTCACGGCTTATCGTTTCCCCAGGTGCAAAGGTATCTGTGCTTCTTCCCGTTACAATCCCCGCTTCATATGCTGCGGCAATAGAAGATGCATACCAATGCTCAGGTTCTACATCCTTGAATGCGGTTAAGTTCGTCCCTGTTATTCCAAGTGCCCGGGTGATCAGGGAAGCGAACTCCGCTCTGCTCACCTTTTGCTTCGGTGCGAATTCCGTCTCACTCACACCCAGGACAATCTGCTTTGCTGCCATCTTTTTGATAACATCATGGGCCCAATAGGAGGCATTCACATCTTCAAAAGATTTATCATAAGTAAGGACGGCATACTTGCTGAAATGACTCACCTCTGCCGTCCATTTACCGTCCGCATAGGTTCCAACCATATATTCCAGTCTTCCGTCATCTGAGATGTAATAAATACCCGTTAAATCCTGGCGGGAATTCTCCTGTGCGCCCAATCGGATTGTGATGGGTTTGGAGAACTTCTCAAGCGTCAGCTTCGTTCCGTCGGGCCTTACAATAGACAATTTGAATTCGTAGATCTCTCCAGCCACTGAAATGGCTGCCTGATTTCTTTGTCCAACTTGCCCAACCAGCTCTTTACTCTGCTCTGAAGTTAAAGTTTCCATTTCAAAAGAGATCTTCGCCTGCCCAAGCTCACTGCCCGTAACCATTGCCTGTAAATCCTTCAATACTTCTGCGGGAACTTCAATCTCCACATCTGCATGCTTGATCTTCAGCGCATTCTTACCGTCATTGGCTGCCAGAGTCGCAGGGAATAGTACCTGTCGCTCGCCTTTTCCCAATTCGAATAACAGACTGTTCTGACTCTCCGGCTTGCTCACTGGAGTGGCAGACTGAGTCGGAGAGCTGGTTGGATCGCTCGGACCGGTTGGACTCGGACTGCTTGGACCGGTTGGGTCAGTTGGATCGGTTGGATCGGTTGGATCGGTTGGATCGGTTGGGTCGGTCGGATCAGTCGGGTTAGTCGGATTCACCCCATTCTGCACCTTAACCGGTACATTGAAATCATCGACATTAATATGTCCGAAACCGCCTGTGGATTGGTCAACTACCTTAATGTAGAGCTCCTCACCGATATACTGCGAAGCATCCCATATCTTCCGCTGATACTCCTCATAATTCGTGGCAGTTTCTTTAAACAGCTCTTTGCCGTCCGATGCACGGACTAGCGCAACATACAGCTTATCGATATCACGCCCGCCGCTAACCAGGAAATTGAGCTTGCCGTTCCCGCCAAGAACGAAATTCTGTGATTTCAGCGTTCCCGTTAAGCTGTCACCTCCGGCTTCCTCGTTAAAGCCCCATAAATGATAGCCGCCCGGAATTTTATGCGACGGATTGAAGTAGATCGTGTCCCAGAAGAACTGGGCATCGGTCACGTGGACATCCTGGAAGGCGTCTCCTTCTGGAATCCAGCCTGTTAAGTCACCTGTGGCAAAATCATGGTTAGGCAGATCCGCAATATCGGTATATACGGAGTTGTCCCAGTTGTCCGGCACATCGACCGGAGCAGCCGGTTCACCCGTCAAGGCATTCATATTCCATACTTCCATGGATTTGACTGTAATATCGTTGTCAGCCCAAACCTGCAGGCCCAAGGAATCGTATCGGCCTACATAGACTCTGGTTGTCAGCTTTTTCTTATCATTGGCAAAGGCTTCCACAACCGAACGGTCAAGGAAAATATGCAGCTTCAGGTTCTCTCCGTCCAGATCCACGGCCCCGCCCTGAATCCCGTCTACGCGTACATCCGGATCAATGCTGCTCTTGGTCCGGTCCACATTGAAGGTCCCGTTTGTCTTGTCATAGTAAATCAGTGTTTCCTCCTGGCCGTTATCGGAGCGCCGCACTTTGAGACCGAATTTCTGGGCTTCACCCGGATCAATTTCCATCACAATCTCCAGCATGTCGCCTTTGACACTCCGGATCAATTGATTGGCGGCAGCCAAATTCTTGTCCGAGAAATCAGCTATCTTATCTCCACGGAGACTCTGCAATTCCTCAATAGGCTCAATGCGCAATTCATCGTGTTCATCCAGGCTCAGGGAAACCGGCAGTGCCAGATTATGAGCCCATCCGGCCTGATATTCAGCCTGCGGAGTTCTTACATTTTGCACCATGGAGTATACGACCGTTCTTCCGTCAGGTGTAACCATCCCGCTCTCGGCGGTTAAATATCCATCTCCCACATCCATTTTGGAAGGTGCGTCCTGATCAGGTATAAACTTGAAGTTATCTCTATCCCAGGTTCCAATCCAGTAAAAGACTTCAACATCTCTCTGCACATCATCAGCTGGAGGAACCTGCTCCGGCTTCTCATGGGGGTTAACCATGAAAATGTATTTTTGTTGTCCTGTACTATCCCCACCCAGCGGCAATAATACCGGCAGTTCCCATACCGTACCGAGCTCCGGATAAAGATTTCTGTCACTAACGTATAAAGGCCCCTTATACTCCCAGTTGTACATATCGTCAGACACATACACCAGAGCTGTACCGCTGCTGAAGTCTTGTAGGCCGGATGTCACCAGCTGGTACCACTTGTCGGTCTCTTGGTCATACCATACAAAAGGGTCACGGAACTCATTATGGATGCCATTTCCGTTCTGCTCCGTTACCGGCTCAGAATATTTCACCCATTGCTCCAATTTAGGGTCCGACAGATCAGCCGGAGTCGCCAGGCCTGTTCTTTGATTTGGTGACAAAGAGTCATTGCCGGCAGTATAGAAGAGCACAGGATTGCCGTCCCGGTCATAAGCTGCGCTGCCAGACCATGCACCATCCGGGTCAAGAGTACCCGCTTCCGGCGCAAGTGCAGGCCTCACATTCTCCCAATGCACCATATCGTCACTCACCCAATGTCCCCAGTGGATTTGATGCCAGAATGGACCTTGCGGGTTATGCTGATAAAATAAATGATACTGGCCGTTATAATAAATCGGTGCATGCGCTTCATTCATCCAGTTTTGCGGAGGCATCGCATGGTACTGCGGACGGTGCTGATCACCGTCAAATACACTAGGATCCTCGTCAATGTCACCATTCGGGATTTCTGGAACCATCCCGCCGTGAAGCGCCTTCACATTCTCATACTCAGCAAGGATCTCTTGCCCCGTGAGCGCTTTGTTCTGCAGTTTCACTTCATCGATAAGTCCGCTGAACATATTGTAGGAGAACAATCCTGCAAACTCTGCAGATCTATTGTTTTTTCCGATCATCAGCTTTTCCGTAGAAGGTGTAACCGGAACGTTGACAGGAGTTGCCTGAGAAGCTACTTCCTGGCCATTTAGATATAATTTAATGATACCGTCCTTTTTGTCGAACGTAGCTGCAACGTAATTCCATTTGTATTTTTCGAGCGGATGGTCCTTGACCCATACCTGTATCCACTGTCCGCCAATTCCGGCCTGCATTGACCATGTACCGTGCCGGTACATCCCCAAAGCGAATCCTTCCATCTTATCCTGATCGGACTGGTTCACGATAGCAGACAGCTTGTTTCCGTCTCCCCACTCGTAGCTGCGCGGGGCAACCCAGGCTTCAAGCGTTAACGCGTCACTTACAGGAACGGCATCCTTTGCGTCTACCTCAATATCATTTGAGTATCCATCGAAGAGCAGGGCCCCGCCTTTTACTCCTCGCGGAGTCCATCTTGGATCTTTGGAGTCCATATATCTGGCGTCATTAAATACGTAGTTTACGTCATGCTCAAGATTGCTTACTTCCTCAAGCGCCTTTTTTCCTGCGCCTTCATCAAGGCTCATATAGAAAGTGGTTCCCGTATTATTCGCTTGAAAAGCATCAACGGAGATACGGGCTTGATTGGATTGATCGATAACCTTGATATAAAGCCTCTTATTGTAGTGCTTCTGCATTTTCCAGGAGATCTGCTCATTCGCACTGACGTTCCCGGTCTTCTCAAGCAGTGTGTTCGTACTGGCATCATATAATGCGACATAAGCGTCCTCCGGCTTGTCGATGCCTAAAACAGTGAAGTTAATCGTACCGGTTCCCTGAAGAGTGAAGGTACTAGAGGTTATTGAACCCTGCCCCTCCAAGGAGGATTTGGCATAATAGTTACCTTCTTTACCAGCCTGAGCATCATTGCTCACTTGAAAAGCGCTGCCCTGAGCGGCCCAGCTCTCTAAATTACCGGTTTCAAAACCGGGATTCCGGATTTCGTTCGGCATTATATTATCTGCCATAACTCCTTCTTCAGGTACCAGTTCATTGAAGGTGTGAAAGGCGTCCGCAAAGATGACTCCCCAATCCGCGTACCCATTATCGACGATCTCCACATACAGCTTCTTCCCGATGTACTTGGAGAGATCAGCTTTATATTGCTCCATATTCGCGAGTCTCAGGCCTTGTGCCGGATCCGGGAACCCTGATTCATTAAATTCGCTGTTGCCGTATCTGGCCATCAGGTCTCCTGTATCTGCATCGATAACACTCACATACACTTGATCTGTATGCTTGCCTCCGCCCAGTCTGAAGGTAATCCAGCCTGTTCCGCCCAGCTCGAAGGTACTGGAACGAAGCTTACCTGTCGCAGTCTCGTTATACTTCAGTCCGTTTAAATGATAAGTGCCTTCCTGATTATAGGGGATTTGTTCAACCCAATAGGTAGTTTCGTCCGACACGCTGTCCGGTCCAAACGCTTCGCCTTCTACAACCGTCCAGCCTGTTAAGTTCCCGCTTTCAAAGCTGGGATTCTCAATTTGATAGCGTTTGAAATCCGGCTTAATATCTATTGCGGCAATCCCGGCTGCGGGCTCGGATTCATGGTACATGAAGAAGGCGTCCGCAAATACCACTCCCCAATCCGAGGTAGCATTATCAACGATTTCCACATACAGCTGTTTGCCCAAATAATCCGACAAATCCGCCTTATATTGCTCCATATTGGCAAGCCGCAAGCCTTGTGCAGGATTCGGGAAGCCGACATCGGCAAAGGCGCTGTTGCCATACCTCGCAATCACTTGGCCCGATGCAGCCTCCACGACATTTATATAGGCCTTATTTGGATTCTTCGCACCGCCAAACTTGAAGCTGATCCAGCCGCTGCCCCCGAGCTCGAAGGTGCTGGAACGAAGCACACCGGTCGCAGCCTCGTCATGCTTCCAGCCGTTTAAATGAAAGGCCCCTTCCTGGTTGTACGGGATTTGTTCCGCCCACCAGGTGGTTTCATCTGAGACACTATCCTGACCGAACGCTTGTCCTCTGACAACCGTCCAGCCTGACATATCACCATCTTCAAAACCCGGGTTCTGAATTTGATAGACTGCATCCGTAACTGACCGTCCCAAATCCTTCACTGGACTATGATAGACCGTATCCGTAACTGACGATCCTATGTCCACCTGTGGAACAGAAGCTTCCCCGCTTTCTAATACAACTCCTGCTGCGGCTGCACCCTGGATTGCCGGAGCCATAAGCTGAAGAGCCATAACCCCAACAACTATTTTAGAGATCCAAGATTTATTACTTTTGGCGTCCCTCATTAACAAGCCTCCTTAGTCGCTTTTATTCCACATCAAAACTGAAGCGCTTCCATATAGCGGTTTACTTGTTGAGGTTTTGTTTCTTCATGGGGTAAGGAGCGCCTGGGCGCCCCGCGTTACCAAATAGACTGCATATCCCATATTTCCATAGACTTCACCAATGACTTACCGTCTCCCCAGAGCTCAAGCCCTAATGCATCCTTACGGCTTGGATATACCCGGGTCGTCAGGCTTTTCAACCCGTTGGCATAGGCTTCGACCATGGAGCGGTCCAAATAGATATGCAGCTTCAGATTCTCTCCTAACAATTCCAGCTTGCCTCCTTGGATTCCCCTACACTTTTCACCCGGATGCAGTGTCGTTTTCGTGCGGTCAATCACAAGCTTAGCTTCATTGAAATCGTAATACAGCAGTGTTTCTTCTTCTCCATCCGGTGTACACCGGACCTTGATTCCTAGTTGTCCTGCATTGCCCGGCTCCAGCTCCACTTGAATTTCAAGCATGTCACCTTGTACATCCTTAAGCAGGACATTAGCTTCAGCCAATGACTTGTCCCGGAGCGATAACCGTTTCTCCCCCCGCAGCGATTGCAGCTCCTGAATCGGCTCAATGCCCAGCCGTCCATCCTCCCGCAAATACACACTTAGCGGCAAGCCGCCGTTATGGGCCCAACCCGATTGGTATTCCAGTTCGGATGTACGGTCGCCCTGCGCAATTGTAAAGACAATATTCCGGCCGGTCTTCGGGTCCACCATGCCGCTCGGACCGGTGAAATGAAAATCACCGACATCTATCAATTGCGGTTCTTCCTGATCCGGGATAAATGACAGCTCATTCTTGTCCAACTGCCCGATCCAATAGAATACCTCAACATCGGCGCCTGCTCCCACAGGGCTGACCAGCAGTAGATACTTGCTCACACCATGCTTGTCAACGCCCAGAGGCAGAAATACAGGGAGCTCCCAGATGGGCCCGAGATAAGGATACTTCTGAATATCCGCTGCAAAGAATGGGCCTTTGTACGTCCAATTCAGCATATCCTGTGAGGCAAATGCCAGCGCTGCCCCGCCTTCACCTTCAATTCCCGACCCGACCAGGGCATACCAGCCCTCTTCATCCTTCCATACGAACGGATCGCGGAAATCTCCGAATGCGCCCATTCCCTGCTTCTGAACGATAAGCGGCTCCGGATGTTTAATCCACGTTATCAGATCCGGGTCTCCATCCTGCGGGTAAGTGCTACGGGCAAGTGCCACACTCTGATTCGGCGAAGCACTGTCATTACCCGCTGTAAAGAACAAGGCAGGAAGTCCGTCTGCATCATAGGCCGCGCTTCCCGACCAGATTCCGTCGGGTGCGAGCTGATCCTTCTCCGGTGACAGGGCCACAGGAAGATCACGCCAATGTACCAGATCGCTGCTCACCCAATGTCCCCAATGAATATGATAAAAGAACGGCCCCAATGGGTTATGCTGATAGAACAAATGATATTGACCGTCAAAATAGATCGGTGCATGCGGCTCATTCATCCAGTGTGCCGGCGGGCTGACATGATACTGTGGTCTATGCCGGTCTGCCAGCAGGGGAGTGCGATCCAGCTTGATGTCGTCATATTTCAACGGCGGCCGGACGCCTCCATGTGCAGAATCCAACACTTCCCGGTAAGAAGCGGCAACCTCATCTTTGCTCAAGCCGCGGTTATATATCTTCAACTCATCCATGATCCCGCTGAACATCTGAAGATTGAATACTTCTGCCAGCAGGCTGCTGTGATTATTCTTGCCAATGAGCAGCTCCGTGTTCACAGCCTCTGCAATACGGGAACCGCCCGGCACATCAGCCGAAGCAATTTCAGTGCCGTTGAGAAACAGTTTAATTTCGCCTTGGGTTCCATCAAATACAGCGTTCACGTATGACCACTCGTTCTTGGATAATTCATAGCCCTCCGGCGCCCAAAGCTCCTTCCATTCTCCTCCCTCAAGCCCAACCTGAAAGGACCAGGAGCCGTGCCGGAACATGCCAAGCAGATAACCTTGCTTACGCTCCATATTGTGACGGTTTACGATAGCAGTTAACTTGCCTTCATAACCCCAATCATAGGTGCGCGGCGCCACCCATACTCCGATACTTAGTGCTGACAGAAACTCCTGCCCGCCATTCTTTTTCTCTTCATTAACAACCGTATGGACTACAGAAGTGGAATACCCGTCGAACAGAAGCCCGCTTCCCGTTACACCCTGTCTCCACTGCGGACCGCTATGCTCGTTAAACTCCGCTTGATTAAATACATACTGTATGTCATCACGGATTTGGGACACGCTCTCCAGTACGCTTGTTCCGCTTCCTTCATCAAAGGCCCAGTGCATCAGCAGTCCTTGATCTCCGTTTTTGTGGCTCACACATCATTCCTCCCTGCAGTCTGTACTGTAGCGCCACCGGGAATATGAACGGATTCGAGCGTATGAATCTGCAGCGAATCCAATACAACTTGCCCGGATTGCGTGCTTACTTCAATCCTCTGCATTGGAGCGTCGGGGAATATCTGATCTGTCAGAGCAACCAGGCCATTGTTGGCATACACTTCAACCGCATTGCGGTCCAGCCAGACCTGCAGCTTGATCTTATCGTTCACTGCAGCCATCCGGGCACCGTGCCTGATTGCGAACGAAGGGTGGAAATCCATCACACCCGATTTAGAGCGGTCAATGAATAGCCATTGCTGAACAGGGTCATACCCAATAACAATTTCACTCTGCCCAGAGGATTTCAGACTAATATGAACCTCTTCCCCGGACCGGATATCGATTTTCGCTTCAATTTCCAGCAAATCTTCATTCATTATCTGTCTAAAGGGGGATACTGGAGTAACGGTAATCTCCTTCCATTTCATAGAATCTTTGCGCAGCTGCTCCACTTCCCGGACAGGCTTTTGGGTCAGAACTATACTTCCGTCATTGATTGTCAGAGACAAGGCACGGGG
This window encodes:
- a CDS encoding GH32 C-terminal domain-containing protein; this translates as MHWAFDEGSGTSVLESVSQIRDDIQYVFNQAEFNEHSGPQWRQGVTGSGLLFDGYSTSVVHTVVNEEKKNGGQEFLSALSIGVWVAPRTYDWGYEGKLTAIVNRHNMERKQGYLLGMFRHGSWSFQVGLEGGEWKELWAPEGYELSKNEWSYVNAVFDGTQGEIKLFLNGTEIASADVPGGSRIAEAVNTELLIGKNNHSSLLAEVFNLQMFSGIMDELKIYNRGLSKDEVAASYREVLDSAHGGVRPPLKYDDIKLDRTPLLADRHRPQYHVSPPAHWMNEPHAPIYFDGQYHLFYQHNPLGPFFYHIHWGHWVSSDLVHWRDLPVALSPEKDQLAPDGIWSGSAAYDADGLPALFFTAGNDSASPNQSVALARSTYPQDGDPDLITWIKHPEPLIVQKQGMGAFGDFRDPFVWKDEEGWYALVGSGIEGEGGAALAFASQDMLNWTYKGPFFAADIQKYPYLGPIWELPVFLPLGVDKHGVSKYLLLVSPVGAGADVEVFYWIGQLDKNELSFIPDQEEPQLIDVGDFHFTGPSGMVDPKTGRNIVFTIAQGDRTSELEYQSGWAHNGGLPLSVYLREDGRLGIEPIQELQSLRGEKRLSLRDKSLAEANVLLKDVQGDMLEIQVELEPGNAGQLGIKVRCTPDGEEETLLYYDFNEAKLVIDRTKTTLHPGEKCRGIQGGKLELLGENLKLHIYLDRSMVEAYANGLKSLTTRVYPSRKDALGLELWGDGKSLVKSMEIWDMQSIW